One window of Papaver somniferum cultivar HN1 chromosome 9, ASM357369v1, whole genome shotgun sequence genomic DNA carries:
- the LOC113312375 gene encoding uncharacterized protein LOC113312375 — protein sequence MLDFSECLNTCDPLHAPKVGLDFTWSNCHHGSKRILCTLDRAVFNMGWLRLYSDWGYKVGARVVSDHSPLIGGCVNIPKPTNVPLRFQKMWLEHTGFMKVVEDSWAETVNGDPAFILLHKLKRLKIILKECNWNTFGNVHVKIKEAEKLVQEKMVISDSNPHDEQALTELVLAQNDLNSKEVQHCIVMKQKSRIKWVTEGSSNTNFFHTNVKIRQTRNMICELEDVDGNMVADQDKITDILVNFFHHKFQYKEVTINDSLLDVIPKLITDQDQVMIESIPELEEIKHVVFSMNADGAPGPDNFSAWCEWLRTLFASAKISVMINGGPQDFFSMDRGLKQGDCLPFYDVCIFSNGSKKILEALITLLKSYQDNSGQIVNKQKSKCFVDGCTPSRRNQISSLMQMELTSFPDKYLGVILKPGRVKSAIVWPMVEMMQSYLAAWKVRKYVTLGWSKVCAPFNEGGLRIRRLEVINKDLLMKMMWKFINSSDYSSSFFASKYKDKYGQWSNQWKLSTVWPGLKWAWKELKSNLRCNVGNGEKISLWLDTWVGDNPLIETMSCIDTIKDKLHMTVGDILENGEWRIPCDLQDFIPASLPTINGEQDKLIWSGDMKESRHYGASPVVLQFQQKHMAMCSKIIIRSHSLTVIEDAKKGVMPWCLQSRWMRAKKEISEIIYEQCYKEINFSAIELAKQDSKLPQGVVVVNKGKPSSLAQVELPGRKYCRFC from the exons ATGCTTGACTTTAGTGAATGTTTAAATACTTGTGATCCTCTACATGCTCCTAAAGTTGGTTTAGACTTCACTTGGTCAAATTGTCATCATGGGAGTAAAAGAATATTATGCACATTGGACAGAGCTGTGTTTAATATGGGATGGTTAAGATTATATAGTGATTGGGGTTACAAAGTTGGTGCTAGGGTTGTCTCAGATCACTCTCCTTTAATTGGGGGGTGTGTGAACATTCCTAAACCTACTAATGTTCCTCTCAGATTCCAAAAAATGTGGTTAGAGCACACTGGTTTCATGAAAGTTGTTGAAGACAGTTGGGCTGAGACAGTAAATGGAGATCCTGCTTTTATACTTTTGCATAAACTGAAGAGATTAAAAATAATATTGAAAGAATGTAACTGGAATACTTTTGGTAATGTTCATGTCAAGATTAAGGAAGCAGAAAAGTTAGTTCAAGAAAAAATGGTAATTTCAGATTCCAATCCTCATGATGAACAAGCTTTAACTGAATTGGTATTGGCTCAGAATGATCTAAACTCAAAAGAAGTTCAACATTGCATTGTGATGAAACAAAAGTCAAGAATTAAATGGGTTACAGAGGGCTCATCTAACACCAACTTCTTCCATACAAATGTTAAAATTAGACAAACTAGAAATATGATTTGTGAACTTGAGGATGTGGATGGCAATATGGTAGCTGATCAGGATAAAATAACAGATATTTTGGTTAATTTCTTTCACCACAAGTTTCAGTATAAAGAAGTAACCATAAATGATTCCTTGTTGGATGTTATTCCTAAGTTAATAACAGATCAAGATCAAGTCATGATAGAATCTATACCCGAGTTAGAAGAAATTAAACATGTAGTTTTCAGTATGAATGCAGATGGAGCCCCTGGACCAGACAACTTCTCAG CTTGGTGTGAGTGGTTAAGAACGTTGTTTGCATCTGCTAAAATTTCTGTCATGATAAATGGGGGACCTCAAGATTTTTTCTCAATGGATAGGGGCTTAAAACAGGGTGATTGTCTCCCATTCT atgatgtatgCATCTTCAGTAATGGCTCAAAGAAAATTTTAGAGGCTCTTATTACTCTTCTCAAGAGTTATCAGGACAACTCTGGTCAGATAGTCAATAAACAGAAAAGCAAATGTTTTGTGGATGGTTGTACTCCAtcaagaagaaaccaaatttcaAGCTTAATGCAAATGGAGCTTACATCATTCCCTGACAAATATTTAGGTGTAATACTGAAGCCTGGGAGAGTTAAGTCTGCTATTGTGTGGCCAATGGTGGAGATGATGCAAAGTTATTTAGCTGCTTGGAAGG TTAGGAAGTATGTGACTCTTGGTTGGAGCAAAGTTTGTGCACCATTCAATGAAGGAGGCCTGAGAATTAGAAGATTGGAAGTAATCAATAAAGATTTattaatgaaaatgatgtggaaattTATAAACTCAAGTGATTATTCCTCAAGtttttttgcttctaagtataaggATAAATATGGTCAATGGAGTAATCAATGGAAATTATCCACAGTATGGCCAGGTttgaagtgggcttggaaggagtTGAAATCAAATCTGAGATGTAATGTAGGTAATGGTGAAAAAATATCATTGTGGTTAGATACTTGGGTAGGTGATAATCCCTTGATTGAAACTATGAGCTGCATTGACACAATAAAAGATAAATTGCATATGACCGTGGGTGATATTCTGGAAAATGGTGAATGGAGAATTCCATGTGATTTACAAGATTTCATTCCAGCATCATTACCAACAATAAATGGAGAGCAAGACAAACTTATATGGAGTGGAGACatgaaag AATCAAGACATTATGGAGCATCTCCTGTAGTCCTGCAGTTTCAGCAAAAGCATATGGCAATG TGTAGTAAGATAATCATCAGATCTCACTCTCTAACAGTAATAGAAGATGCCAAAAAGGGTGTGATGCCTTGGTGCTTACAATCAAGATGGATGAGAGCCAAGAAGGAGATTTCTGAGATTATCTATGAGCAATGTTATAAAGAAATCAATTTCTCTGCAATTGAGCTTGCTAAACAAGATTCAAAGTTGCCTCAGGGTGTTGTGGTAGTTAATAAAGGGAAGCCTTCATCTCTAGCTCAAGTTGAATTACCAGGTAGAAAATACTGTAGATTCTGTTAG